From the genome of Labedella gwakjiensis:
CGGTCACGAGCGGACGGCGGCGATCCGGTCGCTCCGCCGTCGTGAGCGCCCGCACCGAGGAGAGGCGTCTGCGGCGCAGGAGCACCACACAGATCCCGACGATGCAGACCAGGAACACGGGCAGGAACGTGAACTTCGCGAGGCACGCGAGGCACCCGACCGCCACGAGCCCGAGGAGCCGCATGCCCGATACCCGCTCGATCGTCAGGATGCGCGCCGTCAGGGCGAAGAAGACCGCCGCGAGGAGCAGGAGGGCGTTGTCGTAGTTGATGGTCGCCGCGACGAAGGATGTGAGGGGGAGGGCTGCGAACAGGAAGATCGCGAGCTGGGCCGTCCCGCGGCCGATACCGCAGAGCAGGAGCGTGCGCCGGAACCACCAGAGCGACGCCGAGACGAGGAGGACGGTCAGCGCGCGGAGGACGACGTATTGCGTGTCGAGGTCAGCTCCACTCCACCGGAGCAGTCGAAGCGGCACCGCCATGACGTAGTGGTAGAGGTAGGAGCCGAATCGGCTGAGGTCGCCGAGCCACGCCTGGTCGGGGGTCTGGACGATGAACGGAGACCACTGGTCCGAGAAGATGCGGACGATGGCCATGTGGTAGCCCTCGTCGAAGAGGAGGTCGTGGTTCACCGAGAGGGCGATCCACCAGCCGCTCGCCGTGAAGAGTGCGACCGTGATCCAGAAGAAACCCGGGTGGCCGACGATGCGACCGACGCGAGACGAGGCATCGGTGCGGAGCTGTGGCGTAGGAGGGGGCATCTGCCGATCCGGATCGACGGGACCCGCAGGGGGAACGGGCTCTGCCATCGTAGCGGGCAGTCCGTGGGAGGCGCCGAGCCCCACCGGTGGCCGTCCGCGCGTCGGATAGTGTTGGTCGGTGCCGAGTCGGATGCAGAAGACCATCGATCCCCTGTCGACACCCCGTCGCGCCACGAGCCTCGACAGGGTCTCCGGAGTCGTCGGAGCCGCCTCGGACGGGATCGTGCGGGCCGTCTCGTCCGTCTGGTTCCTCGTCGCCGTGGTGGTGGTCTTCATCGTCGGAGCGTCACTCATGGCGGTGATGCAGAACTATCCGACGGTGTACGACGAGGACTACCACGTCGGGATCATCCAGATCTACGCCGGCCAGGTCTCGCCCTTCATCGAGAATGCCTCGTCGTACCTGGGCTTCGGGGACCTCGACCGCTTCGGATCGTTCCTCTACCACTGGCTCATGAGCTTCCCCCTGCGTGCGGTGGACGGGCTCGGTTTCTCCCTCTTCACGCAGGTCGTCGTCGTCCGCCTGCTGTCGGTCGCGCTCTTCGCCTCGTCGGTGATCTGGACGCGTGCGCTGCTGCTCCACCTCGGCGTCTCCCGATTCGTCTCGCACCTGGCGATCGCGGTCTTCCTGGCGCTGCCTCTCACGAGTGCTGTCGCGTCGACCGTGAACTACGACAACCTCGCGCAGCCTCTCGGCGCTGCGTTCCTCCTGCTCGTGGTCCGCGCCTACACCGCTGATCGGATCGTCGCCGGCCGATGGTGGGCGGTGCTCGTGGTCGGCGCGCTCGCATGCCTCACGAAGTTCACCTTCCTTCCGATCTTCGCCGTGTCCCTCGTCCTCCTCGTCCTCCGACGATTCGTCTGGCGCGAGGGGCGGTCCATCGGCGATGTCTGGCGCTCCATCCAGTGGCCGCGGCGCCGCTCCG
Proteins encoded in this window:
- a CDS encoding DUF2142 domain-containing protein encodes the protein MPPPTPQLRTDASSRVGRIVGHPGFFWITVALFTASGWWIALSVNHDLLFDEGYHMAIVRIFSDQWSPFIVQTPDQAWLGDLSRFGSYLYHYVMAVPLRLLRWSGADLDTQYVVLRALTVLLVSASLWWFRRTLLLCGIGRGTAQLAIFLFAALPLTSFVAATINYDNALLLLAAVFFALTARILTIERVSGMRLLGLVAVGCLACLAKFTFLPVFLVCIVGICVVLLRRRRLSSVRALTTAERPDRRRPLVTVGVVALAIVAVGLFAERYLVSLIAFNSPQPDCDAIHSEAFCRNYGPWERNAQLDDAFPDRSASLVDFASYALRAWVPTLVKTFSTVGWAGGYREADTVTATVIATAAAAVLLLCAVAIPRVVRSAPLAVLALAFVVLVASLLVRNYGEYLRLGVVLAVSGRYILPFIPLALGVAGVGAGFLLSRTGRWRPPIEAVVAVVAVLGATQGGFAIAFLAAAQPDWLSPASPLASITPALQAVARFLMIGI